The genomic region ctactgtttccataaggcatgttatatattaaaaggaagttgctactttgaaagctcagccaatgataaacaaaacttcaaagaattaagagggcaGTGTGGGATGTATATAACTCTGACTGGAGTATATGTGTCATTAggaataaatgtttaaaataagatCCACATCAGACTGCATAAAGATATCTTTACTACAGATACAAAATGAGCGTCAACATTAAACCAAATAATTAACTGCTTAATTTACAGAGGTTTGttcacaataataaatataaataaatgtacatataatACTGCCTAgtacaatattaaaatgtataaaaagatgAACCATGCGCATAAACTATTCTAGAAACAtggaaaaatttggataaaaagtcATTCTACCATTtgtacagtgattttttttcatcttgaAATTAAAATTAGGTCAAAAAAGTAATGAAAGGCTCCCAGGTTTTGAATGAGTTGCTGTATACAATACAAATTTTATGTGAAATTGTAGCGAATTGCATTTGCTAGTTGGAATACTTGTTGCCGGTTTCAAAAGGTGGAAATTCCAAAGGAAAATAAAGCTCTCAATTTGAGAAACAGGTGAGAATAAAGCACTCAAAATTACCCTATACCTTTTATATAGCACTACCTCGATTTCATTGCAGTGTCTTCTCTGCTTGCTAGGGTTCCAAAGCTATTGGGCAGCTTGTGCCTCTTTAGTGTTGTTCAGTGTGTTAAGGACAGGAGGCACTGCTAACACACGATATACGTATTTTGGGGTGCTTTATGCAGATTAGATCTGGAACATTCTAAAGCCAACATTTGTGGATGCATTTTCTTGGGAGGTGCAGTGTTAATTGATTGATTAGACCATGTGTAAGATAGAGAAAATATAATCACAGGCGCCTACACACAGCAGTGCAGTAATGTAAATAAGCCCTTCAGATACAGCAACGGTTCCCATATTGGGAATGCATGAGTGTttgtaagatttggggtgaatacttATTTACTGTTGTAGATACTAATAGAACTACAGCAGAACAAGCAATccaatatttgtatatacagtatctgtaactTAGATTTGTGGGCAGGCTACAGAAAAACCGTGCAGTCAAGGGTATTGAATAGTACCTCCCTATGCAAGCAAaataagtgtctttttttttttttgttgacaaCAGAAGTTGTGTCTTTACAGTGCAATAATTGTCTTCttcagtagaaaatgttttttgatgcaaAGTCTTCATCCATGGAATATTGATTTTACCCTGAATATGCAACACTGATTTCACtgcaatatttaacttttttttccaaccGAAAAACTGGGTCTAGAGGCAGCAATGGCAATAATAATCGTacagtaaaaataatgctttgTGTTGTTAAACAGGCTTCTTGTTTTGCAGATAGTTGGCGGCAGAGTAAATTGTGCAAGTTTGTTTCCCAGTATCAATAAGGCATCCTAAACCCTGTCAGTTGCTCGTGTTCACCTCTTTCAGTACAGTGCCAATATACATAGAGAAGTCATCACAGTGGGTTTGAATTGAATGATGTCCCGCTATTAAAGCAAAGCAATAGGCTTGGTTCCTGAGCCAGGCACACACTGGGAAGGTGCCACATTTTCCAGAGTTGGATATGTAGTGTACAGGCTGGTAACCTGAAAGTCTGAGAAAGAATGATCCCCGCTGCTAGACACAGGGGTCAGACCTATGGTTCCCAAATCACAGTCTGAGAGTTGTAGAGGGGAACTGCTGAAGGCACCTAATGTGTCCAGACTGAAGCTCTCATCCTTCATGGCCTCCCATATGTTTCCTTTAACATAAAGCATAAGAGAGACTGGAGTTAAAAGCCAATATTGGAATGCATTGAGAATAATATACAGAGGCAGCCCCATAATGAAATAAGATACAGtggatatttatttaatttatttgagaACTTATCACTATGTCAATGTTATCGTCAAACATTGGATTCACCATGAATGGCCCTTTTTATACCCCCgtaagttaaaggataagtaaacctttaaaataagtgaatgtaaaattgatgagagtgctattctaagattTTTTGCAATGTTCattgattatttatatttttttaattccaagatattaaaggatatatttactattaatataaattaattttgttacaacagcaccacctgctggtcagtttctgaccattctgaccacccagtagtcaaggaagttgtcaggagaaagaggctgctctgatgttcttctgcttaggaaaaaattagaaGCCTTCctcaaatctttttaaaaaaaaaaccagaagaacatcagagcagcctctttctttttcctgacaacttccttggctacttggtggtcagaatggtcagaaactgacttgcaggtggtgatgttgtaacacaatgaatttatattaacagttcatgtatcctttaatatcttggaataaaaaatataatcagtgtacattgcaaaaattcttagaataactcaataactgaaaaaatctattttgcaTTTACTTATCCTTATTGCCTACTCACCTTGTAGCGCAAAGTCCATGATGCTTGGATCAAGGGCATCAACCTCTGTGTTCATATCTGAGGTGAGGCTGAGAAAGTCAGAAGCTGCCCTGCTCATGATGTGCTGTTGAAGGGGACTGTGGGTCATGTCTGGAACAGAGTGAATTGGAGGACTCTGTGCTGGGGCTGGAGAACCTGAAGCTATCCTGGCCTGGGTCTGGATCTGATGGTGCAAAGGAATGGATTGTAACGACAAAGTCATGACACGGTGTGGCTGGTGCTGAGGAATCCTGCCTGGGAGGTTTCCTATGGTCGTCATAGCTTGAACTTCTGATTCCACCAATTTACTTGGAGCTTTACAATTCTCTGGTCTGTCCATGATAAGTTTGTCCAGCTCATCTGCAAAGAGATACATGATGTAAATAAGAACACTGAAAGCTTAAACTTCAGTTCAAGTCAAGTTTGTCAAAAGCAGTGGCATTTTACACCTGAATATTTCGTCTTGCATACAACAACGACAGAAGTTAATGATAAAGCTTTTTACAGCATTGAAGGCCCACCCATTTTAAAGTATTTCAGTTTATCCACGTATTAGGTTTTATTGGTACCcacataataatacattttgttattACCTGGGTTAGCCATGCTCCTTCGTATTGCTGGAAGATCCTTCCTTTTCCATTTCTGCATCTCCTCTTCCATTTTATCAATCTTAGCTGGGTTCAGGGCCCACAAGCAGCCTTTGCGTGAAGATCCACTTAATTTGTTTTCTACCTTCTCAAAGCACTTGTTTAGGGAAAGGTTGTGTCGAACTGAGTTCTTCCAGCCATCTGGAGCTGTCTGTAAAGTGAAAACGGAAAAAGAACTGTGAACATCAGAACATGCATCATATCTAAATTGCTAGGAAAACACAATTCTAGATATCACCAATACAGTGCTTATGCCGTACCTTAAAATATGGAAAATGATCCTTCATAAAACTGTAGATTTCACTCACTGGCAGGCTTCCAGTTTTGCTGTTCTTCAAGGCCATTGCAATAAGGCaactattacaaataaataaagtgtaaatCTTTAGACCCTGTAATGGTGTAGAGTACACTGGAAAAGACAGCTGTGCATCCTGTATTGGTACCCATATAGATCTGCCTGTTTCACTGGTAATATGATCATTTAAATCATAAAGTATAATCATCAAATAATTGAATGTACCTGTATGAATAGATGGGTTTGGGGTAGCTCTTGGGCTGCAGTTCCTGTGTAGGATGAGCTGCAAGATGTGGCTGTGTGAACTGGGCTTGTGCCCTGTATGAGCTGTTGTACAAATTGGCAGAGGAACACTGGAGAAAAGAGAAAtattgaaaaacagatttaattACCTGACAAAAAGATAAGATTAAACTCCATCTTTATCCTACATTTCTttcagtttacatttttattctattagcATATACTCATCCTACTGACTGGTAACTACCCCCCCAGCTACTCCATCTAGCTTAAAGgaataccgtcatgggaaaaaaatgttttttcaaaatgcatcagttaattgtgctgctctgacatggggctagacatattgtcagtttcccagctgccccaagtcatgtgctctgatgaacttcagtcactctttactgctgtactgcaagttttgaagtgatatcaccccctcccttcccctcccatcagcctaacaacagaacaatgggaaggtaaccagatagcagctcactaacacaagataacagctgcctggtagatctaagaacagcactcaatagtaatgtTCCAGGTCacactgagactcattcagttacattgagtagaagaaacaaaagcctgccagaaagcagttccatcctatagtgctggctctttctgaaagcacatgaccaggcaaaattacctgagatggctgcctacacgcaaatattacaactaaaaaaaatacacttgctggttcaggaattacattttatatagtaaagtgaattatttgcagtgtaaacagtgtaatttagaaacaaaaaccacatcataaaaatcatgacagattccTTTTAACTTTCTAAAACACATTTGCTTTATAAACTGGAAAAGTGTATTACCTGTGACCCCTGGGACAGTCCATAGATTTGCTGTGAATGAGTTTGGTACACAGGCTGCTGAGCCTGCAAACTAGGAGACACGTGCCCTGCCATACTGTATTGGCTCATCtaatgaaaagaaagagaaacgGATGTTATTTCATCATTGTATTTATACAGTGGCAACATTCCTAACACAATAACTTCCTCACTGTGGAAATAAAACTTCTTTGTCTACTATAACATACAGCAGCTGTAAGATTAATATGGGATTACTTACATTGGACCCATGTGATGTTAACGTATTCAGACCCAGAATCCCCTGTTGCATGCTTGTCGGAACGTGGATCATAGATCCAGGAGAGTGTACATTATTTGATAAATGTCCTGtggaaagaaaaatatacatgaaaaatGGCACATAGAtagataaaccataaaaatactaTGTGAAATGTAAAAGACTCAACCTACCTGACTGCTGCATcaaaggattctgggaagtgTGGCTGTAGTCCAtccttgtattggtcatctgctGCAACCTGGGGACATCCACAGAAGTCAGCCATGACAGAGACTGCAGGTCATTAGGAAGCTCCTCGGCTCCCATTTGAGAGGGGTTCATATGCCTGTGGTCAGTGCCAAGAAAAGGTCAGTATTATGCATTATTACACTATTATTCAGGTTTTTGAACTAAAATCAACAAAATATCAAGGGGGAATCTAAACAGCAAGGAACACATACAGGTTTTCTTAGGATATAGGGACATGCAATGCTAAAAACCATAAcaaaaccataagaaaaaacaatcATAAGAAAGAACAATTGATAAGGCACATAATGGTAGAATAATACCATTCCCCATGAGGTTTTGAAAACCCctctatatttttttacttttatgaatGTGACAATTGTATTGCCAAATAGCTGAGATAATAGACATCTGTGCACAAAAATTGTAACGTGGCTAAAGGGCAAAAGTAAGCTTGTTATATATTCTGCATTCAATCTTTATCCAAAACAAAACTATTTACAAAGAAACTATTTACAAAGAAATCAGAAGAACATGGTTTAACATGGATATAACTATTTCACTGTTTTCACTGTTCCAGTGTTATATTATAATCCATGGCAATAGTCAGCTCTGTGCACCTGTcactacaaatgtatttctataaattctaatatttatcaggccatacctgtataggacaCACTTCTTTATAAGACTGTATCCAAGCTGGGGTGCATTTCTATTTAGTAAGCAATGAACGTATTTAACCATTtcagtgcaaatgttatttttaaattctacaaTACATTTGGTGCTCTGATTCTGCTATTGTCACCCAGTAATTAGTAGCTTTACCAGTGACTTCTCACAATGCCCCATTTGGATAATGTAGGGTTAAGGGAGGGGGGATACTCAGCTGACCCTTCTTCCAGCTCTGCCATTGGCCAAATCATAAACAAACACAATCaaacaaaatgatttaaaagCTGGGCAGACCAGGCTCATTTGCAACAGTTGGTTGTGTTATTCAGAGACCACTGCCCTATTGTACTTAGAAAACGGCTAAAGCCAACTGACACGTGTCTCCATTGTTTTTGGGGGAGGATTAATTGTTTCTATTTCTCTACCCCCACAAGACCTCTTTCCCCCCTTCTTCCCTTTGCAGACCCTTCATTAATCTAGCTGAATGACAGCAGACAAGAGGAGCACAAAAAGAGTGCCATCTGCCACCCGCCTGATGCCTACTGGTCTGAAATGAAGAGTTTGGGGGCTTTTTGTTTCACAAATGGAAAGGTCGAATGGGGAGTGCTAAGAGTCAAAGCCTCTGCGCACACCTCCTGTCACAGGGCAAACTCATTGAGCAACTTCCAAACCTCAAACCCTTGTGTTAACACTTGTGTAACAGTCTGCTAGTGTTCAGTTGTGCTGTTTCAGGATCAGACCCATTACCAGCTGTGCCCTCTTCAGGAAAAGCAAACTGAAAGAATGATAATCTCAAATGACTGTATTTAAACCCAACCCCACACCCTTTAGAATGAATCTTTTAGGTTAAATAAAATCTTATTTATATGGGCCACAATCCATTCTTGTTACATACAAAGCTTGTATGCATGTAGAACCTTGATcatatacagtatgggatctgttacctggaaacctgttatccagaaagcttcaaattacg from Xenopus laevis strain J_2021 chromosome 1S, Xenopus_laevis_v10.1, whole genome shotgun sequence harbors:
- the foxn4.S gene encoding forkhead box protein N4 (The RefSeq protein has 3 substitutions compared to this genomic sequence), producing the protein MIDSDISAIMSGIIRTSEQNHHPQSQEYRHMNPSQMGAEELPNDLQSLSWLTSVDVPRLQQMTNTRMDYSHTSQNPLMQQSGHLSNNVHSPGSMIHVPTSMQQGILGLSTLTSHGSNMSQYSMAGHVSPSLQAQQPVYQTHSQQIYGLSQGSQCSSANLYNSSYRAQAQFTQPHLAAHPTQELQPKSYPKPIYSYSCLIAMALKNSKTGSLPVSEIYSFMKDHFLYFKTAPDGWKNSVRHNLSLNKCFEKVENRLSGSSRKGCLWALNPAKIDKMEEEMQKWKRKDLPAIRRSMANPDELDKLIMDRPENCKAPSKLVESEVQAMTTIGNLPGRIPQHQPHRVMTLSLQSIPLHHQIQTQARIASGSPAPAQSPPIHSVPDMTHSPLQQHIMSRAASDFLSLTSDMNTEVDALDPSIMDFALQGNIWEAMKDESFSLDTLGAFSSSPLQLSDCDLGTIGLTPVSSSGDHSFSDFQVTSLYTTYPTLENVAPSQCVPGSGTKPIALL